A genome region from Pseudoalteromonas tetraodonis includes the following:
- a CDS encoding RNA-binding S4 domain-containing protein, which produces MNKEYIEIELEEEPIELCKLLKVLDLVEGGGQAKNLISGGYVGVNHEICTIKRKKLYSGDVLTFDGELFQLTLSEDATPAERPVIDETVTAEKAAPVATTEPAKNKRKRTKKPKVDEKTGRRPISFG; this is translated from the coding sequence ATGAACAAAGAATATATAGAAATTGAATTAGAAGAAGAGCCTATAGAGCTTTGTAAATTATTAAAAGTATTAGATCTAGTTGAAGGTGGTGGCCAAGCAAAAAATCTAATTAGCGGTGGCTATGTAGGTGTTAACCATGAAATTTGTACAATTAAACGGAAAAAATTATACAGTGGCGATGTTCTTACATTTGATGGCGAGTTGTTCCAACTGACGCTAAGTGAAGATGCAACTCCTGCAGAGCGTCCTGTTATTGATGAAACAGTTACAGCAGAAAAAGCCGCGCCCGTAGCAACAACAGAGCCGGCTAAAAATAAGCGCAAACGTACTAAAAAACCTAAAGTGGATGAAAAAACGGGTCGTCGTCCTATTTCGTTTGGCTAA
- a CDS encoding Crp/Fnr family transcriptional regulator, with product MKLIENIPLFKQMEIINRLEFFKEFTLNERQILLESFGLLYLVSKNQFLFKEFDNDKRLFIVLSGSLMVFKHSHLLELGSIEPGEFIGEGAFINNRERSINARAKENAIVLAITADALTRLPNVIREKIKDRIIEGMSLRIAKLSEHIETHG from the coding sequence ATGAAGTTAATTGAAAACATCCCTTTGTTTAAGCAAATGGAAATTATAAATCGCTTAGAATTCTTTAAAGAGTTCACGCTTAATGAACGTCAAATTCTTTTAGAGTCGTTTGGATTATTATACTTAGTAAGTAAAAATCAGTTTTTATTTAAAGAGTTTGATAATGACAAGCGACTTTTTATTGTCCTCAGTGGCTCTTTGATGGTGTTTAAGCATAGTCACCTACTGGAACTGGGTAGTATAGAGCCTGGTGAATTTATTGGTGAGGGCGCGTTTATTAATAACCGAGAGCGCAGCATTAATGCACGCGCCAAAGAAAATGCCATCGTACTGGCTATTACTGCCGATGCCCTTACCCGCCTACCTAATGTTATACGCGAAAAAATTAAAGACCGTATTATTGAAGGAATGAGCCTGCGCATAGCTAAACTAAGCGAACATATAGAAACCCACGGTTAA
- the ntrC gene encoding nitrogen regulation protein NR(I), whose product MKTAWLVDDDASIRFVLEKALTRAGFEVESFADAQNVLNALKFSQPSVLISDVRMPGMDGMALLELIAEQTPGLPVIIMTAHSDLDSAVNAFQKGAFEYLAKPFDLNEAVALVESAYRANSTKKTKRKSAPPKSAHIIGEAPAMQEVFRAIGKLSASSMSVLINGESGTGKELVASALHNHSPRKENQFIALNMAAIPKELVESELFGHEKGAFTGADSVRKGRFEQANGGTLFLDEIGDMPLDVQTRLLRVLADGEFYRVGGHQSIKVDVRIIAATHQNLEELVKQGKFRDDLFHRLNVVRLRLPALRERPEDIERLALHFLHKSAKDLQVDSKVLSPKAIKQLCLFNWPGNVRQLENTCRWLTVMAPGELIGEQDLPPEIIDNAAATQEGDWLDSFQQWLNQEFKQGKENIWPDIQAQLETRLIKTALANCSGHKQEAAVKIGWGRNTLTRKLKERNIS is encoded by the coding sequence ATGAAAACAGCTTGGCTTGTAGATGATGATGCCTCAATTCGCTTTGTACTAGAAAAAGCACTGACTCGCGCAGGGTTTGAAGTAGAAAGCTTTGCAGATGCGCAAAACGTTCTTAATGCACTAAAATTTAGTCAACCCAGTGTGTTAATTTCAGATGTAAGAATGCCGGGGATGGACGGGATGGCGTTACTTGAGCTGATAGCTGAGCAAACCCCTGGCCTACCCGTTATTATTATGACCGCACACTCTGATTTAGACTCAGCGGTTAATGCTTTTCAAAAAGGTGCGTTTGAGTACTTAGCTAAACCGTTTGATTTAAATGAAGCCGTTGCGCTAGTGGAAAGCGCCTATCGTGCTAATTCGACCAAAAAAACCAAACGAAAAAGCGCGCCACCCAAAAGCGCTCATATTATTGGCGAAGCCCCTGCTATGCAGGAAGTGTTTCGTGCTATAGGCAAACTCTCAGCATCCAGTATGAGCGTACTCATCAATGGTGAATCAGGTACCGGTAAAGAGTTGGTTGCCAGCGCCTTGCACAATCACAGCCCGCGTAAAGAAAACCAATTTATTGCTCTTAATATGGCCGCTATTCCTAAAGAGTTAGTTGAGTCTGAATTATTTGGCCATGAAAAAGGCGCTTTTACGGGGGCCGATAGCGTGCGTAAAGGGCGCTTTGAACAAGCCAATGGCGGTACCTTATTTTTGGATGAAATAGGTGATATGCCACTTGATGTACAAACCCGCTTGTTACGCGTATTAGCCGATGGCGAGTTTTACCGCGTTGGCGGCCATCAAAGTATAAAAGTGGATGTGCGCATCATTGCTGCCACTCACCAAAATTTAGAAGAGCTGGTAAAACAAGGTAAGTTTAGAGATGACTTATTTCATCGTTTAAACGTGGTTCGCTTACGCTTGCCGGCTCTACGCGAGCGCCCCGAAGACATAGAACGCTTAGCGCTACACTTTTTACATAAAAGTGCAAAAGACCTGCAAGTAGATAGTAAAGTACTTAGCCCTAAAGCGATTAAACAACTGTGTTTATTTAATTGGCCAGGAAATGTTCGCCAGCTTGAAAACACCTGTCGATGGTTAACCGTAATGGCACCTGGGGAGCTGATTGGTGAGCAAGATTTACCCCCTGAAATTATTGATAATGCCGCCGCAACTCAAGAAGGCGATTGGCTAGATTCATTTCAGCAATGGCTTAATCAAGAGTTTAAACAAGGTAAAGAAAATATTTGGCCGGATATTCAAGCCCAGCTGGAAACCCGCTTAATAAAAACAGCACTCGCTAATTGTTCAGGCCATAAGCAAGAAGCCGCGGTAAAAATTGGTTGGGGTCGCAATACGTTGACCCGTAAATTAAAAGAGCGCAATATTAGCTGA
- the glnA gene encoding glutamate--ammonia ligase, which produces MSQSVLDFIKENDVKFIDLRFTDTKGKEQHVSIPHHQVDEDFFEDGKMFDGSSIAGWKGINESDMVLLPDADSIKLDPFTEETTLIVRCDVVEPSTLQGYERDPRSVAKRAEEYMRSTGIADTVLFGPEPEFFVFDDVKYKSDMSGSMYKIDSKQAAWNSDKEYADGNTGHRPGVKGGYFPVAPVDDFQDWRSATCLVLEEMGQVVEAHHHEVATAGQNEIATRFNTMVLKADEIQEMKYVIHNMAHLYGKTATFMPKPVVGDNGSGMHCHQSLAKDGVNLFAGDKYGGLSEDALYYIGGIIKHAKAINAFANASTNSYKRLVPGFEAPVMLAYSARNRSASIRIPVVPSAKGRRIEVRFPDPTANPYLAFSAMLMAGLDGIKNKIHPGDAMDKDLYDLPAEEAAEIPTVASSLDEALAALDSDREFLNQGGVFTNDLIDAYIALKSKEVEKLNMTTHPVEFEMYYSC; this is translated from the coding sequence ATGTCACAATCGGTTTTAGATTTTATTAAAGAAAATGACGTTAAGTTCATTGATTTACGCTTTACTGACACAAAAGGTAAAGAGCAACATGTTTCTATTCCTCATCATCAAGTTGATGAAGACTTTTTCGAAGATGGAAAGATGTTTGACGGTTCTTCAATTGCTGGCTGGAAAGGCATCAACGAATCAGACATGGTGTTACTACCAGATGCAGATTCAATTAAACTTGACCCTTTCACAGAAGAAACAACACTAATCGTTCGTTGTGACGTGGTTGAACCTTCTACATTACAAGGTTACGAACGCGACCCTCGCTCAGTTGCTAAGCGCGCTGAAGAGTACATGCGCTCTACGGGTATTGCTGACACTGTTTTATTTGGCCCAGAACCAGAGTTTTTCGTATTTGACGATGTTAAATACAAATCTGACATGTCAGGTTCAATGTATAAAATTGATTCTAAGCAAGCAGCTTGGAACTCAGATAAAGAATATGCAGATGGCAATACAGGCCATCGCCCAGGTGTTAAAGGCGGTTACTTCCCAGTTGCACCTGTTGATGATTTCCAAGATTGGCGTTCTGCAACGTGCCTAGTTTTAGAAGAAATGGGTCAAGTTGTTGAAGCGCATCACCACGAAGTGGCGACTGCCGGTCAAAACGAGATCGCAACGCGTTTTAATACTATGGTGTTAAAGGCCGATGAAATCCAAGAAATGAAATATGTTATCCACAACATGGCTCACCTTTACGGTAAAACGGCAACATTTATGCCTAAGCCGGTTGTTGGTGATAACGGTTCTGGTATGCACTGTCACCAGTCTTTAGCAAAAGATGGCGTAAACTTATTCGCAGGTGATAAATACGGCGGACTTTCTGAAGATGCACTTTACTACATTGGCGGTATCATCAAACATGCTAAAGCGATCAACGCTTTTGCTAACGCGTCAACTAACTCGTACAAACGTTTAGTACCTGGTTTTGAAGCTCCGGTAATGCTTGCATACTCGGCTCGTAACCGTTCGGCGTCAATCCGTATTCCAGTTGTGCCATCTGCAAAAGGTCGTCGTATCGAAGTACGCTTCCCAGATCCAACAGCTAACCCATACCTTGCTTTCTCAGCAATGCTTATGGCTGGCCTTGACGGAATTAAAAACAAGATCCACCCTGGCGATGCTATGGACAAGGATTTATACGACTTACCAGCTGAAGAAGCGGCAGAAATTCCAACAGTAGCCTCATCATTAGATGAAGCACTAGCTGCACTTGATTCAGACCGTGAATTCTTAAACCAAGGTGGTGTATTCACCAATGACCTAATCGATGCTTACATCGCACTTAAGTCAAAAGAAGTTGAAAAACTTAACATGACAACTCACCCTGTTGAGTTCGAAATGTACTACAGCTGTTAA
- the glnL gene encoding nitrogen regulation protein NR(II): MINKTHFSPELLNIIWQNQTTALMLLDESFQLIYANTSASELLGLGEKRLLGQAFDDLFNYHSIDLKRIAQYSLVDGVDCHQHRADVVFIDSRHAKLAVSTRRIKHNDTYYILFECRQTDDEIKHDQVSNQMHQYQAARNLIRGLAHEIKNPLGGIRGAAQLLQYEGDQQERDQCAELIIEQADRLRELVDRLLGPNQLPQKSYGNIHQTLESVVKLSTLDNNRDIRLVKDYDPSIPDVYIDQSKVQQVVLNIVRNAQQALVDGGEIKIKTRINYQHRRPGKAPKKALLIQVMDNGPGIDANLRDTLFYPMTTNKEGGSGLGLSIAQTLIDQHDGYIECDSWPGHTEFNIYLPFTD; the protein is encoded by the coding sequence ATGATTAATAAAACACATTTTAGCCCAGAGCTACTGAATATAATTTGGCAAAACCAAACAACCGCCCTGATGTTACTTGATGAAAGCTTTCAGCTTATTTACGCTAACACCAGTGCCAGTGAATTACTTGGCTTAGGCGAAAAACGTTTGCTAGGACAAGCATTCGACGATTTATTTAACTACCATTCTATCGACTTAAAACGCATTGCACAGTACTCGTTAGTTGATGGTGTAGACTGCCACCAGCACAGGGCTGACGTGGTGTTTATCGATTCTCGCCATGCAAAATTAGCGGTGAGTACTCGGCGAATAAAACATAACGACACCTATTATATTTTATTTGAATGTCGACAAACCGATGACGAAATAAAACATGACCAAGTCTCAAATCAAATGCATCAATACCAAGCTGCACGTAACTTAATTCGCGGTTTAGCCCATGAAATTAAAAACCCGCTGGGTGGAATTCGCGGGGCGGCGCAATTATTGCAGTATGAGGGTGATCAACAAGAAAGAGATCAATGTGCAGAACTGATAATTGAACAAGCCGATCGGTTGCGTGAATTAGTTGATAGACTCCTTGGGCCTAACCAACTACCGCAAAAATCGTATGGCAATATACATCAAACATTAGAGTCGGTTGTTAAACTCAGTACGTTAGATAACAACCGCGATATTCGGTTAGTTAAAGACTACGACCCGAGTATTCCTGATGTCTATATTGATCAGAGCAAGGTTCAACAAGTGGTGCTTAATATTGTGCGTAATGCGCAACAGGCATTGGTGGATGGTGGCGAAATAAAAATAAAAACACGGATTAATTATCAGCATCGTCGCCCGGGAAAAGCCCCTAAAAAGGCATTGCTTATTCAAGTAATGGATAACGGCCCAGGTATTGATGCTAATTTACGCGACACCTTATTTTACCCTATGACCACTAATAAAGAAGGTGGCTCGGGACTTGGATTATCTATAGCGCAAACCTTGATTGATCAACATGATGGCTATATCGAATGCGATAGTTGGCCAGGACATACTGAATTTAATATTTATCTGCCATTTACAGATTAA
- the acnA gene encoding aconitate hydratase AcnA, whose product MKNSFDTQQQLTINGEQYHINSLMGLGDKAKRLPFSLKILLENLLRNEDGVNIKEQDIQALLDWDPKAKPSAEVAFTPARVVMQDFTGVPAIVDLAAMRDAMEKLGGDPAKINPLSPAELVIDHSVQVDGYGKDGSFDLNSKLEYERNKERYEFLRWGQTAFDNLKVVPPATGIVHQVNLEYLARVVFNDTKNGKSLAYPDTLVGTDSHTTMINGLGVLGWGVGGIEAEAAMLGQPISLLIPQVVGVKLNGRLPEGTTATDLVLTVTEMLRNHGVVGKFVEFYGDGLADLPLADRATIANMAPEYGATCGIFPIDDETINYLRLTNRDEKQLKLIEDYAKHQGLWRNDGDEAHYTDKLELTLDDVVPSLAGPKRPQDRITLDKAGDVIGQHLKDFQDERMARRDKSDEEQARIESEGPTTNPDEPTDEAQFMGAAKVNFNGQEFELNDGACVIAAITSCTNTSNPSVILAAGLVAQKACQLGINVKPWVKTSLAPGSQVVTDYLEKAGLMDDLDALGFNLVGYGCTTCIGNSGPLADEISEAIQKHKLIVSSILSGNRNFEGRIHQDVKMNFLASPPLVVAYAIAGRTDIDVYNEPLAQDKHGNDIYLKNIWPSVKEVSELVKNTVTKEMFEKSYANVYDGDSRWQKIQIPDGKLYDWDAASTYIKKAPFFDGMSVEPPGIPKIEGARCLAKLGDSVTTDHISPAGAIKAEAPAGLYLQENGVEKAQFNSYGSRRGNHEVMMRGTFANVRLKNLLAPGTEGGVTRTQPDDKLESIYDAAMAYQESGTPLVVLAGKEYGTGSSRDWAAKGSLLLGIKAVIAQSYERIHRSNLIGMGVLPLQFKEGESHESLGLTGQEQFDIQGLYDKTDEVSVIATNSEGKQVSFSADVRIDTPKEWDYYKHGGILQYVLRNMLD is encoded by the coding sequence ATGAAAAATAGTTTCGACACCCAACAACAGCTTACTATCAATGGCGAGCAATATCATATTAACTCGCTCATGGGACTTGGCGATAAAGCCAAACGCCTGCCTTTTTCGTTAAAAATATTACTAGAAAATTTATTGCGTAATGAAGATGGTGTGAATATTAAAGAGCAAGATATTCAGGCACTACTAGATTGGGATCCAAAGGCTAAGCCCTCGGCCGAAGTAGCCTTCACCCCTGCCCGCGTAGTAATGCAAGATTTTACCGGTGTCCCTGCTATTGTTGACTTAGCCGCCATGCGTGATGCGATGGAAAAACTTGGTGGCGATCCTGCAAAAATAAATCCGCTTTCTCCGGCTGAACTGGTGATAGATCACTCAGTACAAGTGGATGGTTACGGTAAAGATGGCTCATTCGACTTAAATTCAAAACTAGAATATGAACGTAATAAAGAGCGATACGAATTTTTACGTTGGGGTCAAACTGCATTTGATAATTTAAAAGTGGTGCCACCAGCCACAGGTATTGTCCATCAAGTAAATTTAGAGTATTTAGCCCGCGTAGTATTTAATGATACAAAAAACGGTAAATCGTTAGCTTATCCAGATACACTGGTTGGTACTGATTCTCACACAACCATGATCAACGGCTTAGGCGTACTCGGTTGGGGTGTAGGCGGTATTGAAGCCGAAGCCGCAATGCTTGGCCAACCTATTAGCTTGCTTATTCCACAGGTTGTGGGTGTTAAATTAAATGGTCGCTTACCTGAGGGCACTACAGCAACCGATTTAGTACTTACTGTTACTGAAATGCTGCGTAACCACGGTGTGGTAGGTAAGTTTGTTGAGTTTTATGGTGACGGGCTTGCCGACTTACCACTGGCCGACAGAGCGACTATTGCCAACATGGCACCGGAATATGGCGCAACCTGTGGTATTTTCCCTATTGATGATGAAACGATTAATTACTTACGCTTAACTAATCGCGATGAAAAGCAGCTTAAACTGATTGAAGATTACGCAAAACATCAAGGTTTATGGCGTAATGATGGCGATGAAGCACATTATACTGATAAGCTAGAACTAACTTTAGATGATGTAGTACCAAGTCTTGCTGGCCCGAAACGTCCACAAGACAGAATCACACTGGATAAAGCCGGTGATGTTATTGGTCAACACTTAAAAGACTTCCAAGACGAACGTATGGCACGTCGAGATAAAAGCGATGAAGAGCAAGCGCGTATTGAAAGTGAAGGCCCTACTACCAATCCTGACGAACCCACTGATGAAGCGCAGTTTATGGGCGCAGCAAAAGTTAACTTTAATGGCCAAGAGTTTGAATTAAACGATGGCGCCTGCGTCATTGCTGCAATAACAAGCTGTACTAATACCTCTAATCCAAGCGTAATTTTAGCGGCAGGATTAGTGGCTCAAAAAGCATGTCAATTAGGTATTAATGTAAAACCTTGGGTTAAAACGTCTTTAGCACCAGGTTCGCAGGTGGTTACCGATTACCTTGAAAAAGCAGGGTTAATGGATGATCTTGATGCGCTTGGTTTTAACTTAGTTGGTTATGGCTGTACCACCTGTATCGGTAACTCAGGCCCATTAGCGGATGAAATTTCAGAAGCTATTCAAAAACATAAACTAATTGTAAGCTCTATTTTGTCGGGTAACCGTAACTTTGAAGGGCGTATTCACCAAGACGTTAAAATGAACTTCCTCGCGTCGCCACCACTTGTAGTAGCTTATGCTATAGCAGGTAGAACCGATATTGATGTATACAACGAACCACTTGCGCAAGATAAGCATGGTAACGATATATACCTTAAAAATATTTGGCCAAGCGTTAAAGAAGTGAGTGAGCTTGTAAAAAATACGGTAACTAAAGAAATGTTCGAAAAAAGCTACGCCAATGTTTACGATGGCGACAGTCGCTGGCAAAAAATTCAAATACCTGATGGTAAGCTTTACGATTGGGATGCTGCCTCGACTTATATCAAAAAAGCGCCATTCTTTGATGGTATGAGTGTTGAACCGCCGGGGATCCCAAAAATAGAAGGTGCGCGCTGTCTAGCTAAACTAGGCGATTCAGTGACTACCGATCATATTTCACCAGCAGGTGCGATTAAAGCGGAGGCACCCGCAGGACTTTATCTACAAGAAAATGGGGTAGAAAAAGCACAGTTTAATTCTTATGGTTCTCGCCGTGGTAATCACGAAGTGATGATGCGTGGTACATTTGCTAATGTGCGCCTTAAAAACTTACTCGCCCCCGGTACTGAGGGCGGTGTCACTCGCACTCAACCTGACGATAAGCTAGAGAGTATTTATGATGCGGCAATGGCATATCAAGAGAGTGGAACACCATTAGTGGTTCTAGCAGGTAAAGAATATGGTACCGGCTCCTCACGAGATTGGGCTGCAAAAGGCTCATTACTACTCGGTATTAAAGCTGTGATAGCACAAAGCTATGAGCGTATTCACCGCTCGAACCTGATTGGTATGGGCGTATTACCTTTACAATTTAAAGAGGGTGAAAGCCATGAATCATTGGGCTTAACGGGGCAAGAACAATTTG
- a CDS encoding DUF4124 domain-containing protein, protein MVGKILLLLIALMLSLNSHASDKKIYAWKDKNGVLVFSDTPQPGAKEVKLTSQHLSMPATNTDILDTAPTKTAVKFSISISSPEPNQTIRENTGSVYVSTRIAPRFEAGFTIGLFLNGVAIGEPSDTTTLALRDVERGQHTLQVKLYNKQNQVIATSPDSVFFMHRKGLNIGR, encoded by the coding sequence ATGGTAGGTAAGATTTTGTTGCTATTAATAGCTTTAATGTTAAGCCTTAATAGCCATGCGAGCGATAAAAAAATTTACGCATGGAAAGACAAAAATGGGGTGTTGGTTTTTTCAGATACTCCTCAGCCTGGCGCTAAAGAGGTTAAACTCACGAGCCAACATCTCAGCATGCCCGCTACAAACACCGATATTCTTGATACTGCTCCTACTAAAACAGCAGTAAAGTTTAGTATTAGTATTTCATCGCCTGAACCAAACCAAACTATCAGGGAAAACACCGGCTCTGTGTATGTCTCTACCCGTATTGCCCCTCGATTTGAAGCTGGATTTACCATTGGTTTATTTTTAAATGGCGTTGCCATTGGTGAACCTAGTGACACCACTACACTGGCGTTAAGAGATGTGGAGCGAGGCCAACACACACTGCAAGTTAAACTTTATAATAAACAAAATCAGGTAATTGCAACCAGTCCTGACAGTGTATTTTTTATGCACCGTAAAGGCCTTAACATAGGTCGATAA